One window of the Mycobacterium haemophilum DSM 44634 genome contains the following:
- a CDS encoding peptide ABC transporter substrate-binding protein translates to MRAVSALLASAAAGLLVAASVAGCGGGLLSPAVVIVNGGEPSNPLIPTSTNDSNGSRIIDRLFAGLMSYNAAGTPSAEVAQSIQTTDNVNYRIMLKPGWKFTDGSPLTAHSFVDAWNYGALSTNAQLQQSFFEPIEGYDEVAGLAGGGKSAPQPGRNTMSGLQVVNDLEFTVRLKAPAIDFTLRLASSAFYPLPAAAFRDMTAFGRNPIGNGPYKLADGSDDSSAWEHDVKIDLVPNPDYHGNRIPHNKGLRFEFYGNLDTAYADLLSGNLDVLDTIPPSALPVYRRDLGNNATIGPVAANQTLDTPLRLPHFGGEEGRLRRLALSAAINRPQICAHIFIGTRSPARDFTAASLPGFDPNLPGNNALDFDPDRARRFWAQANTISAWSGQYAIAYNADAGHQEWVDAAANSIKNVLGIDAVGAPRPTFADFRTPIVNRTITTAFRAGWQGDYPSMVEFVAPLFATAAGSNDVGYSNPDFDAALAAAEAAPSMQESYALTNAAQQILLHDMPVVPLWDYNSVVGWSSAVSNVHVTWNGLPDYENLVKA, encoded by the coding sequence ATGCGGGCCGTGTCGGCCTTGCTGGCTTCGGCTGCCGCCGGATTGCTGGTGGCCGCGTCGGTGGCCGGCTGCGGAGGTGGGTTGCTTAGCCCCGCGGTGGTGATCGTCAATGGCGGGGAACCCTCGAACCCACTGATCCCGACCAGCACCAACGACAGCAATGGCAGCCGGATCATCGATCGGCTCTTCGCCGGCCTGATGTCCTATAACGCCGCCGGCACGCCGTCGGCGGAGGTCGCCCAGTCGATTCAGACCACCGACAACGTCAACTACCGAATCATGCTGAAACCGGGTTGGAAATTTACCGACGGCTCCCCGCTGACGGCCCACTCGTTCGTCGACGCATGGAACTATGGGGCGTTAAGCACCAATGCCCAACTGCAGCAAAGCTTTTTCGAACCAATCGAGGGATACGACGAGGTTGCCGGCCTGGCGGGAGGTGGAAAGTCGGCTCCGCAACCGGGGCGGAACACGATGTCGGGACTACAGGTGGTCAATGACCTCGAGTTCACCGTGCGGCTCAAGGCGCCTGCGATCGATTTCACGTTACGCCTGGCGTCCAGCGCCTTCTATCCGCTACCAGCAGCGGCATTTCGGGACATGACGGCGTTTGGCCGCAACCCGATCGGCAACGGCCCCTACAAACTCGCCGATGGTTCGGATGACTCCAGCGCATGGGAACACGACGTCAAGATTGATCTAGTGCCTAACCCCGACTATCACGGCAACCGGATACCGCACAACAAAGGCTTGCGGTTCGAGTTTTACGGAAATCTCGACACCGCCTATGCCGACCTGCTGTCCGGTAATCTCGATGTCCTAGACACCATTCCGCCCAGCGCGCTACCGGTCTATCGGCGCGACCTGGGCAACAACGCCACCATCGGCCCAGTAGCGGCAAACCAGACCCTGGATACCCCGTTGCGACTGCCGCATTTCGGCGGCGAGGAAGGCCGGCTACGTCGGCTTGCGCTGTCGGCTGCCATCAACCGTCCCCAAATTTGTGCGCACATCTTCATCGGAACTCGCAGTCCAGCACGCGATTTCACCGCGGCGTCGTTGCCTGGTTTTGACCCGAACTTGCCCGGAAACAACGCGCTGGATTTCGATCCCGACCGGGCGCGGCGATTCTGGGCTCAAGCCAACACGATCTCGGCGTGGAGCGGCCAATACGCGATCGCCTACAACGCCGATGCTGGTCATCAGGAATGGGTGGACGCGGCGGCCAACAGCATCAAGAACGTGCTGGGCATCGACGCGGTCGGGGCGCCGCGGCCCACCTTTGCCGACTTTCGCACCCCGATCGTCAACCGCACCATCACAACAGCCTTCCGAGCCGGGTGGCAAGGTGACTATCCGTCGATGGTGGAGTTCGTTGCCCCGCTGTTTGCCACCGCAGCGGGGTCCAACGACGTCGGCTACTCCAACCCGGACTTCGACGCGGCGCTCGCGGCGGCCGAGGCCGCGCCCAGCATGCAGGAATCCTATGCGCTGACCAACGCCGCACAACAAATCCTGTTGCACGACATGCCCGTGGTACCGCTGTGGGACTACAACAGCGTTGTCGGGTGGTCGTCGGCGGTCAGCAACGTACACGTCACGTGGAACGGTCTGCCCGACTACGAGAACCTTGTCAAGGCCTGA
- a CDS encoding DUF4232 domain-containing protein: MAGAYVGRPRWRRRRVVASFVVAATSYAATAGLGPPALAAPVETSDEATPCWADQIAVTASPTEVAVGHRALNLIFALAGGAGPCTLTGYPVVESGAGGPQIYAEPTLRGYMGGLPAAVDVPPTVTLSLSQQAQAIVEGMAIDGSGNPCPTYTELRVNPPDTVMAFAVPVTIEACRLQVHPLTAGS, from the coding sequence ATGGCCGGAGCTTACGTGGGGCGCCCGCGGTGGCGTCGTCGCCGAGTGGTCGCCAGCTTTGTCGTGGCCGCAACAAGTTACGCCGCCACCGCCGGGTTGGGGCCACCCGCATTGGCCGCACCGGTTGAGACCAGCGACGAGGCGACGCCGTGCTGGGCGGACCAGATCGCGGTGACTGCCTCGCCGACCGAGGTTGCGGTGGGTCACCGCGCGCTGAACCTGATATTCGCCCTCGCCGGCGGCGCGGGGCCGTGCACGCTCACCGGCTACCCCGTGGTCGAGTCGGGCGCTGGTGGGCCGCAGATTTATGCCGAGCCCACGCTGCGCGGCTATATGGGTGGCTTGCCGGCCGCCGTCGACGTCCCACCCACCGTCACCCTGTCGCTCTCGCAACAAGCGCAGGCCATCGTGGAGGGGATGGCCATCGACGGCAGCGGCAACCCGTGTCCGACCTACACCGAGCTGCGCGTCAACCCTCCCGACACCGTCATGGCGTTCGCGGTGCCGGTCACCATCGAGGCCTGCCGATTGCAGGTGCACCCGCTGACCGCGGGCTCATGA
- the acs gene encoding acetate--CoA ligase, which translates to MTETDGPSSYPPSAQFAEQANASAELYREAEKDRLAFWGKQANQLSWSTPFTEVLDWSGAPFAKWFVGGTLNVAYNCVDRHVADGHGNRVAIHWEGEPGDSRSLTYSDLQIQVCKAANALTGLGLVAGDRVAIYLPLIPEAVIAMLACARLGIMHSVVFGGFAAHALRARIADADAKLLITSDGQFRRGKPAPLKDAADEALAPDADGTASPVEHVLVVRRTGIDVSWNDKRDLWWHDVVDSASAEHTPEPFDTEQPLFLLYTSGTTGKPKGIVHTSGGYLTQCRYTMHTIFDVKPDRDVFWCTADIGWVTGHSYGVYGPLSHGITEVLYEGTPDTPDRHRHFQIIEKYGVTIYYTAPTLIRTFMKWGRDIPDAHNLSSLRLLGSVGEPINPEAWRWYRDVIGAGKLPVVDTWWQTETGSAMISPLPGVTAAKPGSAMTPLPGISAKIVDDHGNALQPDTDNAKNVTGYLVLDQPWPSMLRGIWGDPERYRNTYWSKFGEQGFYFAGDGARFDPAGAIWILGRIDDVMNVSGHRISTAEVESALVGHAAVAEAAVVGVTDDTTGHAICAFVVLRANYEAHDGTANELRAEVAREISPIARPKEVHIVPELPKTRSGKIMRRLLRDVAENRELGDTSTLLDPSVFEAIQAG; encoded by the coding sequence GTGACTGAAACCGACGGCCCGTCGTCGTACCCGCCGTCGGCGCAATTCGCCGAGCAAGCCAACGCCAGCGCCGAGCTCTACCGCGAGGCCGAGAAAGACCGACTAGCTTTTTGGGGTAAGCAGGCCAATCAGCTGTCGTGGTCGACGCCGTTCACCGAGGTGCTGGACTGGTCGGGGGCGCCGTTCGCCAAGTGGTTCGTCGGCGGCACCCTCAATGTCGCCTACAACTGCGTGGACCGTCATGTCGCCGACGGCCACGGGAACCGGGTCGCCATCCACTGGGAGGGCGAACCCGGTGATAGTCGCTCGCTGACCTATTCGGATCTACAGATCCAGGTGTGCAAAGCGGCCAACGCGCTGACCGGCCTCGGTCTGGTCGCCGGTGACCGGGTCGCCATCTACCTGCCGTTGATCCCGGAGGCCGTGATCGCGATGTTGGCCTGCGCGCGGCTGGGCATCATGCACAGCGTGGTGTTCGGCGGCTTTGCCGCACACGCGCTGCGGGCCCGGATCGCCGATGCTGACGCGAAGCTGCTGATCACCAGCGACGGGCAGTTCCGGCGCGGCAAGCCAGCGCCGCTCAAGGACGCCGCCGACGAAGCCTTGGCGCCAGACGCCGATGGGACGGCCAGCCCCGTTGAGCATGTTCTGGTGGTGCGGCGCACCGGAATTGATGTGTCCTGGAACGACAAACGCGACCTGTGGTGGCACGACGTTGTCGACTCCGCGAGCGCCGAACACACTCCGGAGCCGTTCGACACCGAGCAGCCGTTGTTTCTGCTCTACACCTCGGGCACCACCGGCAAACCCAAGGGCATCGTGCACACCAGTGGCGGCTATCTCACTCAGTGTCGCTACACGATGCACACCATTTTCGATGTCAAGCCGGACCGTGACGTGTTCTGGTGTACCGCCGATATCGGCTGGGTCACCGGACACAGCTACGGTGTCTACGGTCCACTGTCGCACGGCATCACCGAGGTGCTCTACGAGGGCACACCCGACACCCCAGACCGGCACCGGCATTTTCAGATTATCGAAAAGTATGGTGTCACAATCTATTACACTGCCCCTACCCTGATACGGACCTTTATGAAGTGGGGCCGTGATATCCCCGACGCCCACAACCTGTCCAGCCTGCGGCTACTGGGGTCGGTCGGCGAACCGATCAACCCCGAGGCCTGGCGCTGGTACCGCGATGTCATCGGCGCCGGCAAGCTCCCGGTGGTGGACACCTGGTGGCAGACCGAGACCGGTTCCGCGATGATCTCACCGCTACCGGGAGTCACTGCGGCCAAGCCGGGTTCGGCGATGACGCCGCTGCCCGGTATCTCGGCCAAGATCGTCGACGACCACGGCAATGCGTTGCAGCCAGACACCGACAATGCCAAGAACGTCACCGGGTACCTGGTCTTGGACCAGCCGTGGCCCTCGATGCTGCGTGGCATCTGGGGTGACCCGGAGCGGTACCGGAATACCTACTGGTCCAAGTTCGGCGAGCAAGGCTTCTATTTCGCCGGGGACGGTGCCCGCTTCGATCCCGCCGGCGCGATCTGGATACTTGGCCGCATCGACGACGTGATGAATGTGTCCGGGCACCGCATCTCCACCGCCGAGGTGGAGTCGGCGCTTGTCGGTCACGCCGCGGTCGCCGAGGCGGCGGTGGTCGGCGTTACCGACGACACCACCGGTCACGCCATTTGCGCGTTCGTCGTGCTGCGGGCCAACTACGAGGCCCACGACGGGACCGCCAACGAGCTGCGCGCCGAGGTGGCCCGGGAAATCTCACCCATCGCCCGGCCGAAAGAGGTCCACATCGTGCCGGAACTGCCCAAGACACGCAGCGGCAAAATCATGCGCCGCCTGCTGCGCGACGTCGCTGAGAACCGCGAGCTGGGCGACACGTCAACGTTGCTCGATCCCAGTGTGTTCGAGGCGATCCAGGCCGGTTAG
- a CDS encoding serine protease yields the protein MPRGHWSVVAALVAVLLAVVSMPAKTAVADDRLPMGGGAGIVINGDTMCTLTTIGTDSAAELIGFTSAHCGGPGARVAAEGAENRGPLGTMIAGNDNLDYAVIRFDPAKVIPVANYNGFVISGIGGDPAFGQIACKQGRTTGNSCGVTWGMGEAPGTLVMQVCGRPGDSGAPVTVNNLLVGMIHGAFTDNLPTCIIKFIPLHTPAVVMSMNTILADVNSKNRPGAGFVPQPV from the coding sequence TTGCCAAGGGGGCACTGGAGCGTTGTGGCGGCCTTAGTGGCCGTGCTCTTGGCCGTGGTGAGCATGCCCGCCAAGACCGCGGTTGCTGACGACCGGCTGCCGATGGGGGGCGGTGCGGGCATTGTCATCAACGGCGACACGATGTGCACCCTGACCACGATCGGCACCGATAGCGCCGCCGAGCTCATCGGCTTCACCTCGGCGCACTGTGGGGGTCCGGGCGCGCGGGTCGCGGCCGAGGGTGCGGAGAACAGAGGCCCGCTGGGAACCATGATCGCGGGTAACGACAACCTCGACTATGCGGTGATCAGGTTTGATCCGGCCAAGGTGATACCGGTCGCCAACTACAACGGCTTTGTCATCTCGGGCATCGGCGGCGATCCGGCGTTCGGCCAGATCGCCTGTAAGCAGGGCCGCACCACCGGCAACTCGTGCGGCGTCACGTGGGGGATGGGCGAGGCGCCCGGCACCCTCGTCATGCAGGTGTGCGGACGACCAGGGGACTCCGGAGCGCCGGTGACTGTCAACAATCTACTAGTCGGGATGATCCACGGGGCGTTCACCGACAACCTGCCGACCTGCATCATCAAGTTCATCCCGCTGCACACGCCGGCGGTGGTGATGTCGATGAACACGATTCTGGCCGACGTCAATAGCAAGAATCGGCCCGGCGCAGGATTTGTGCCGCAGCCGGTCTGA
- a CDS encoding phage holin family protein, which produces MSKGDRKNGVPSTLTTIPLVDPHAGPAEPSIGDLIKDATTQVSTLVRAEVELARAEIIRDVKKGLTGSVFFIAALVVLFYSTFFFFFFLAELLDTWLWRWVAFLIVFAIMVVVTAALALLGFLKVRRIRGPRQTIESVKETRTALTPGHDKAQAGPRKLTGPDAKPESSPDSRTPADPSGW; this is translated from the coding sequence GTGAGCAAAGGCGATCGAAAGAACGGTGTGCCCAGCACCCTGACCACGATTCCGTTGGTCGACCCGCACGCTGGGCCCGCTGAGCCGTCGATCGGTGATCTGATCAAAGACGCGACGACTCAGGTGTCCACGCTGGTGCGGGCCGAGGTTGAGTTGGCCCGCGCCGAGATCATCCGTGACGTGAAGAAGGGTCTGACCGGCAGCGTGTTCTTCATCGCCGCGCTGGTGGTGTTGTTCTACTCGACCTTCTTTTTCTTCTTTTTCCTCGCCGAGCTGCTCGACACCTGGCTATGGCGCTGGGTGGCCTTCCTGATCGTGTTCGCGATCATGGTCGTGGTCACCGCCGCGCTGGCGCTATTGGGCTTCTTGAAGGTCCGCCGGATCCGGGGACCACGCCAGACCATCGAGTCGGTCAAGGAGACACGCACCGCCCTCACTCCCGGCCATGACAAGGCGCAGGCCGGGCCGCGCAAGCTCACCGGGCCCGATGCCAAGCCAGAAAGCAGCCCGGACAGCAGGACCCCCGCCGATCCTTCGGGTTGGTAG
- a CDS encoding alpha/beta fold hydrolase, whose amino-acid sequence MAAPDPSVTRIVGPWRHMDVHANGIRFHVVEAVPTQPAGQDAASSATARPLVMLLHGFGSFWWSWRHQLRGLTEARLVAVDLRGYGGSDKPPRGYDGWTLAGDTAGLIRALGHSSATLVGHAEGGLACWATALLHPRLVRAIALINSPHPAALRRSMLTRRDQGYALLPTLLRYQLPIWPERLLTRNNAAEIERLVRSRSSAKWQACEDFAATIDHLRIAIQIPAAAHCALEYQRWAVRSQLRNEGRRFMRSMSRQLSVPLLHVRGDADPYLLADSVDRTRRYAPHGRYVSVAGAGHFSHEEAPEEINRYLMRFLAQVHGARVS is encoded by the coding sequence ATGGCAGCACCGGACCCGTCGGTGACCCGCATCGTCGGGCCATGGCGCCATATGGATGTGCACGCTAATGGCATCCGGTTCCACGTCGTCGAGGCGGTGCCCACCCAGCCAGCCGGCCAGGACGCGGCCTCCTCGGCCACGGCGCGACCACTGGTAATGCTGCTGCATGGTTTCGGTTCGTTCTGGTGGTCCTGGCGTCATCAGCTACGCGGCCTGACCGAGGCGCGACTGGTCGCGGTCGACCTGCGCGGCTACGGCGGCAGCGACAAGCCGCCTCGCGGCTATGACGGCTGGACACTTGCCGGCGACACAGCCGGGCTCATCCGAGCGTTGGGGCACTCGTCGGCGACACTGGTTGGCCACGCCGAAGGCGGGCTCGCGTGCTGGGCCACCGCGCTGCTGCACCCACGGCTGGTGCGCGCCATTGCCCTGATCAACTCACCGCACCCGGCAGCGTTACGACGATCAATGCTGACGCGCCGTGATCAGGGTTACGCGCTGCTGCCGACGTTGCTGCGCTACCAGTTGCCGATTTGGCCGGAGCGTTTGCTGACCCGCAATAACGCGGCGGAGATCGAACGCCTGGTTCGCAGCCGCAGCAGTGCCAAATGGCAAGCCTGCGAAGACTTCGCGGCCACCATCGACCATTTACGGATAGCGATCCAGATTCCGGCGGCCGCGCACTGTGCACTCGAGTACCAGCGTTGGGCGGTGCGCAGCCAGCTGCGTAACGAAGGCCGTCGATTCATGAGATCGATGTCTCGACAACTCAGCGTGCCGCTGCTCCACGTACGCGGCGACGCTGATCCGTACCTGCTAGCCGACTCGGTCGACCGCACGCGGCGCTATGCGCCGCACGGACGCTACGTATCCGTTGCCGGTGCAGGACATTTCAGCCACGAAGAAGCGCCGGAGGAAATCAACAGGTACCTGATGCGGTTTCTCGCGCAGGTGCACGGCGCCCGGGTCAGCTGA
- the marP gene encoding acid resistance serine protease MarP: MTPSQWLDIAVLAVAFIAAISGWRSGALGSLLSFIGVLLGAMAGVLLAPHIVSHISAPRAKLFAALFLILALVVVGEVAGVVLGRAVRSAIRSRTVRFVDSVIGVGVQLIVVLTAAWLLATPLTQSKEQPELASAVRGSRVLASVNEVAPPWLKTVPKRLSALLNTSGLPAVLEPFSRTPVLPVASPDPALVDNPVVLATQPSVVKVRSVAPSCQKVLEGTGFVISPDRVMTNAHVVAGSNGVQVYASGSPFDATVVSYDPSVDIAILAVPHLPPAPLLFDDTEAKPGTNVVVLGYPGGGNFTATPARIRQAIKLTGPDIYRDPTPVTRDVYTIRATVEQGNSGGPLIDLNGRVLGVVFGAAVDDPDTGFVLTAEEVSGQLSRIGETQAVATGACVS; the protein is encoded by the coding sequence ATGACCCCGTCGCAGTGGCTGGATATCGCTGTCCTAGCGGTCGCGTTCATCGCTGCCATTTCAGGCTGGCGTTCGGGCGCGTTGGGGTCTTTGCTGTCGTTCATTGGCGTGCTGCTCGGCGCGATGGCGGGTGTGCTGCTGGCGCCGCACATCGTTAGCCACATCAGCGCTCCGCGCGCCAAACTATTCGCCGCCCTTTTTCTGATTCTCGCGCTGGTCGTGGTCGGTGAGGTCGCCGGTGTGGTGCTGGGGCGTGCGGTGCGCAGCGCGATCCGTAGCCGGACAGTCCGATTTGTCGACTCGGTCATTGGGGTCGGGGTTCAGCTCATTGTGGTGCTGACCGCGGCTTGGCTGTTGGCGACACCGCTGACCCAGTCGAAAGAGCAGCCAGAGCTGGCGTCCGCGGTCCGGGGTTCGCGGGTGCTGGCTTCAGTCAATGAGGTCGCGCCACCTTGGCTGAAGACGGTGCCCAAGCGGCTCTCGGCGCTGCTGAATACGTCTGGCTTGCCCGCGGTGCTAGAGCCGTTCAGCCGCACCCCGGTCCTTCCGGTCGCGTCGCCGGACCCGGCGTTGGTCGACAATCCAGTGGTGCTGGCGACCCAGCCCAGTGTGGTTAAGGTCCGCAGTGTGGCGCCCAGCTGTCAGAAAGTGTTGGAGGGCACGGGATTCGTGATATCGCCCGACCGGGTGATGACCAACGCACACGTGGTGGCCGGGTCCAACGGCGTGCAGGTGTACGCCAGCGGCAGTCCATTTGACGCTACCGTGGTGTCCTATGACCCGTCGGTCGATATCGCCATCCTGGCTGTCCCGCACTTGCCGCCGGCGCCGCTGCTCTTCGACGACACTGAGGCCAAGCCGGGCACCAACGTGGTGGTGCTGGGGTATCCCGGCGGCGGTAACTTCACCGCGACCCCAGCCAGGATTCGGCAGGCCATCAAACTCACCGGACCCGACATCTACCGGGATCCGACGCCGGTCACCCGCGACGTATACACCATCAGAGCTACTGTGGAGCAAGGCAATTCAGGTGGACCGCTGATCGACCTCAACGGTCGGGTGCTTGGTGTGGTGTTCGGCGCGGCTGTCGATGACCCCGATACTGGCTTCGTGTTGACCGCTGAGGAGGTGTCCGGCCAGCTGTCTCGGATCGGCGAAACTCAGGCGGTGGCCACGGGGGCCTGCGTCAGCTGA
- a CDS encoding TlpA family protein disulfide reductase, translated as MKTLTPKTRWTIAILALVAALVAALVGQLRDNAPTTATIQATIEREHRDADTPAALAGPRERANLSPCPDAGRGPGPAALRGVVLECASDGSAVDVARALAGRRVVLNLWASWCAPCLGELPAMAEYQRRVGSDVMVVTVHQDENETAALLRLAQLGVRLPTLQDGRRRVAAALGVANVMPATVVLRPDGSVAQTLPQAFVSADQIAAAVGNDAG; from the coding sequence ATGAAGACCTTGACCCCGAAAACCCGTTGGACCATCGCAATACTTGCGCTGGTGGCCGCGCTGGTGGCCGCGTTGGTGGGCCAGCTGCGCGACAACGCGCCAACCACTGCAACGATCCAGGCAACCATCGAGCGCGAACACCGTGACGCTGACACTCCGGCTGCGTTGGCGGGGCCACGGGAGCGTGCGAACCTGTCACCGTGTCCTGATGCCGGGAGGGGTCCAGGCCCGGCGGCATTGCGCGGTGTGGTGCTGGAATGCGCGTCGGACGGCTCAGCCGTCGACGTCGCTCGGGCGCTGGCCGGCCGTCGAGTGGTCTTGAACTTGTGGGCCAGCTGGTGTGCGCCGTGCCTGGGTGAACTGCCCGCGATGGCCGAGTATCAACGACGGGTCGGATCCGATGTGATGGTGGTGACGGTGCACCAAGATGAGAACGAGACGGCTGCGTTGCTGCGGTTGGCGCAACTCGGTGTCCGGCTGCCGACCCTGCAGGACGGTCGGCGACGTGTTGCGGCGGCGCTAGGGGTCGCAAATGTGATGCCCGCGACCGTGGTATTGCGACCGGACGGTAGCGTTGCGCAGACGCTGCCGCAGGCTTTCGTAAGTGCCGACCAGATCGCGGCTGCGGTGGGAAACGATGCGGGATGA
- the nth gene encoding endonuclease III — MARRWSGETRLGLVRRARRMNRALAQAFPHVYCELDFTSPLELTVATILSAQSTDKRVNLTTPAVFARYPSALDYAHADRAELENLIRPTGFFRNKAASLIGLGQALVERFDGEVPSTMAELVTLPGVGRKTANVILGNAFGIPGITVDTHFGRLVRRWRWTAEEDPIKVEHAVGELIERDQWTLLSHRVIFHGRRVCHARKPACGVCVLAKDCPSFGLGPTEPLLAAPLVQGPETEHLLALAGL, encoded by the coding sequence GTGGCCCGGCGCTGGTCCGGGGAAACCAGACTGGGTTTGGTGCGACGGGCGCGGAGGATGAATCGTGCACTGGCGCAAGCATTTCCGCACGTGTACTGCGAATTGGATTTCACCTCGCCGCTGGAACTGACGGTGGCCACGATCCTTTCGGCGCAGAGCACCGATAAGCGGGTGAACTTGACGACGCCAGCTGTGTTCGCGCGGTACCCGTCGGCGCTGGACTACGCGCACGCGGATCGTGCAGAGCTAGAAAACCTCATACGCCCCACGGGCTTCTTCCGCAACAAGGCGGCGTCGCTCATCGGGCTCGGGCAGGCCCTAGTCGAGCGGTTCGACGGCGAGGTGCCGTCGACCATGGCTGAGCTGGTGACGCTACCCGGCGTGGGACGCAAGACCGCCAACGTCATTCTGGGAAACGCGTTCGGTATCCCCGGAATCACCGTCGACACACATTTTGGACGATTGGTGCGGCGGTGGCGTTGGACGGCCGAAGAGGATCCGATCAAGGTGGAGCATGCGGTCGGTGAACTGATCGAACGCGATCAGTGGACCCTGCTGAGCCACCGAGTGATCTTCCATGGCCGTCGGGTGTGCCATGCACGCAAACCGGCATGCGGTGTTTGCGTGCTTGCCAAGGACTGTCCCTCGTTCGGCCTCGGTCCCACTGAACCGCTGCTGGCCGCGCCCCTCGTTCAAGGCCCGGAAACCGAGCACTTGCTGGCCCTGGCTGGGCTATAA
- the crp gene encoding cAMP-activated global transcriptional regulator CRP: protein MDEILARAGIFQGVEPSAVAALTKQLQPVDFPRGHTVFAEGEPGDRLYIIASGKVKIGRRSPDGRENLLTIMGPSDMFGELSIFDPGPRTSSATTITEVRAVSMDRDALRAWIADRPEIAEQLLRVLARRLRRTNNNLADLIFTDVPGRVAKQLLQLAQRFGTQEGGAMRVTHDLTQEEIAQLVGASRETVNKALADFAHRGWIRLEGKSVLISDSERLARRAR from the coding sequence GTGGACGAGATCCTGGCAAGGGCAGGAATCTTCCAAGGGGTGGAACCCAGCGCCGTCGCCGCGCTGACCAAGCAACTCCAACCTGTCGACTTCCCCCGCGGGCACACGGTTTTCGCTGAAGGCGAGCCGGGCGATCGGCTGTACATCATCGCCTCGGGGAAGGTCAAGATCGGTCGCCGCTCGCCAGACGGCCGAGAGAATCTGCTCACGATCATGGGCCCGTCGGACATGTTCGGCGAGTTGTCAATCTTCGACCCGGGGCCACGGACGTCCAGCGCGACCACGATCACCGAAGTCCGGGCGGTGTCGATGGACCGCGATGCGCTACGGGCATGGATCGCCGATCGTCCCGAAATCGCCGAGCAGCTATTGCGGGTGTTGGCCCGGCGGCTGCGGCGGACCAACAACAATCTGGCCGACCTCATCTTCACCGACGTGCCCGGTCGGGTGGCCAAGCAGCTGCTGCAGCTCGCCCAGCGTTTCGGCACCCAGGAAGGCGGCGCGATGCGGGTCACCCACGACCTGACACAAGAGGAGATCGCGCAATTGGTGGGCGCTTCCCGAGAGACGGTGAACAAGGCGCTGGCCGATTTCGCCCACCGCGGCTGGATCCGTTTGGAAGGCAAGAGCGTGCTGATCTCGGACTCCGAGCGACTCGCCCGCCGAGCGAGGTAA
- a CDS encoding MBL fold metallo-hydrolase, translating into MTEAAESLTHPAYGRLRAVTDTASVLLADNPGLLTLEGTNTWVLRGPGSDELVIVDPGPDDEHIARVAALGRVALVLISHRHRDHTDGIDKLVELTGAPVRAADPQFLRGDGVTLTDREVIDAAGLTITVLATPGHTADSVSFVLADAVLTADSVLGRGTTVIDPDDGSLADYLESLHRLRGLGRRTVLPGHGPDLANLESVASGYLVHRQERLEQVRAALRDLGDDATARQVVEHVYVDVDEKLWDAAESSVQAQLDYLRR; encoded by the coding sequence GTGACCGAGGCTGCCGAGTCGCTGACCCATCCCGCATACGGCCGGCTGCGGGCGGTCACCGACACGGCGTCGGTTCTGTTGGCTGACAACCCCGGTTTGCTGACGTTGGAGGGCACCAACACTTGGGTGCTGCGCGGCCCGGGCAGCGATGAGTTAGTCATTGTGGATCCCGGGCCCGACGATGAGCACATCGCACGGGTTGCCGCGCTGGGCCGCGTCGCACTGGTGTTGATTAGCCACCGGCACCGCGACCACACCGACGGCATCGACAAGCTGGTCGAGCTGACCGGCGCACCGGTGCGCGCCGCAGACCCGCAGTTTCTCCGCGGCGATGGGGTGACTTTGACCGACCGTGAGGTGATCGATGCTGCCGGGCTGACGATTACCGTGTTGGCTACCCCGGGCCACACCGCCGATTCGGTGTCGTTCGTCCTCGCTGACGCCGTGCTGACCGCCGATAGCGTGCTGGGTCGCGGCACCACCGTGATCGACCCCGACGACGGCAGCCTGGCGGACTACCTGGAATCACTGCACCGGCTACGCGGCTTGGGCCGGCGAACGGTCCTGCCTGGGCACGGGCCGGATTTGGCCAACTTGGAATCGGTCGCGTCGGGATACCTGGTGCATCGGCAGGAGCGGCTGGAGCAAGTGCGCGCCGCGTTACGCGATCTTGGTGACGACGCGACCGCACGGCAGGTCGTCGAACACGTCTATGTTGACGTTGACGAGAAGCTCTGGGATGCGGCCGAATCGTCTGTTCAAGCGCAACTGGACTATCTGCGCCGCTGA